The Streptomyces laurentii genome contains a region encoding:
- a CDS encoding L-allo-threonine aldolase (Aspartate aminotransferase (AAT) superfamily (fold type I) of pyridoxal phosphate (PLP)-dependent enzymes. PLP combines with an alpha-amino acid to form a compound called a Schiff base or aldimine intermediate, which depending onthe reaction, is the...; cl00321;~Beta-eliminating lyase; pfam01212;~L-allo-threonine aldolase [Streptomyces albus J1074];~catalytic residue [active];~identified by MetaGeneAnnotator; putative;~pyridoxal 5'-phosphate binding pocket [chemical binding]), whose product MTDSPGTDPRLRRLNAWRGATKVLSRLAAEHRIGDRLAGLVADAGGVYDLDDWVDMYGDGVVAELERRTARLLGKEAAVFFPTGTMAQQIALRCWAGRTGNRTVALHPRSHPETDERGAFSAVSGLRTVHPTTRPRLPTAGEARALDEPFGALMLELPLREAGFALPAWGELTDVVDAARERGAIVHVDGARIRECTAHFGRGVEEIAALADSVYVSFYKSLGGMSGAALAGPRWLADEARAWRHRYGGDLFHQYPAVLSALLGLEKELPRLPEYVAHAKVVAAALAQGFEAAGVPWFRVHPGVPHIHRFQVWLPYGHDVLTGAAVRLAEETGTTRFHRWFPAPGEPPGLAFTEVTVAAEGLEWTAEDVKAAVTAFTDRLPGPA is encoded by the coding sequence ATGACCGACAGCCCTGGCACGGATCCACGACTCCGCCGACTGAACGCCTGGCGGGGCGCGACGAAGGTACTGTCCCGGCTCGCCGCCGAGCACAGGATCGGCGACCGGCTCGCCGGCCTCGTGGCCGACGCGGGCGGCGTGTACGACCTCGACGACTGGGTCGACATGTACGGCGACGGCGTCGTCGCGGAGTTGGAACGGCGCACCGCACGCCTCCTGGGCAAGGAGGCCGCCGTCTTCTTCCCCACCGGCACCATGGCCCAGCAGATCGCGCTGCGCTGCTGGGCCGGGCGCACCGGGAACCGCACCGTGGCCCTGCATCCCCGGTCGCACCCCGAGACGGACGAGCGAGGCGCCTTCTCCGCGGTGAGCGGGCTGCGCACCGTACATCCGACGACCCGGCCCCGGCTGCCGACGGCCGGCGAAGCCCGGGCGCTGGACGAGCCCTTCGGCGCGCTGATGCTCGAACTGCCGCTGCGCGAGGCAGGTTTCGCCCTGCCGGCCTGGGGCGAGCTGACCGACGTGGTGGACGCCGCCCGGGAGCGGGGCGCGATCGTGCACGTCGACGGGGCGCGGATCCGGGAGTGCACCGCGCACTTCGGCCGCGGCGTGGAGGAGATCGCGGCACTCGCGGACAGCGTGTACGTGTCGTTCTACAAGTCGCTGGGCGGGATGTCGGGCGCGGCACTGGCGGGGCCGCGGTGGCTGGCCGACGAGGCGAGGGCCTGGCGGCATCGGTACGGGGGAGATCTGTTCCACCAGTACCCGGCGGTGCTGAGCGCGCTGCTGGGCCTGGAGAAGGAACTGCCCCGGCTGCCCGAGTACGTGGCGCACGCGAAGGTGGTCGCGGCGGCCCTGGCCCAGGGGTTCGAGGCGGCCGGGGTGCCGTGGTTCCGGGTGCATCCCGGGGTGCCGCACATCCACCGGTTCCAGGTCTGGCTGCCGTACGGACACGACGTGCTGACGGGGGCCGCGGTACGGCTGGCCGAGGAGACGGGCACGACGCGGTTCCACCGGTGGTTCCCGGCCCCGGGGGAACCACCGGGCCTCGCGTTCACCGAAGTGACGGTGGCGGCCGAGGGGTTGGAGTGGACGGCGGAGGACGTGAAGGCGGCGGTGACCGCGTTCACCGACCGGCTGCCCGGCCCGGCCTGA
- a CDS encoding integral membrane protein (identified by MetaGeneAnnotator; putative;~integral membrane protein [Streptomyces griseoflavus Tu4000]) codes for MTGAFLGLGACHLVTAWGLRAARPAGRLALAGGVVALVVALFPVPLSGGSMRHGSAAAAGFALLAAWPVLAVVPDGPAPWALRPVPAVAVTTAMTLGAGWFLVETERHGTAGIAERSVTFLQALWPLVVVASCLLHRQRADAAA; via the coding sequence ATGACGGGTGCGTTCCTGGGGCTCGGGGCCTGCCATCTGGTCACCGCCTGGGGGCTGCGCGCCGCGCGGCCCGCCGGGCGGCTCGCGCTGGCCGGCGGCGTGGTGGCGCTGGTGGTGGCCCTGTTCCCGGTTCCGCTCAGCGGGGGATCGATGCGGCACGGCTCGGCGGCCGCCGCCGGGTTCGCCCTGCTCGCGGCGTGGCCCGTCCTTGCCGTCGTGCCCGACGGACCCGCGCCCTGGGCGCTGCGGCCCGTCCCGGCGGTCGCGGTGACCACCGCGATGACCCTCGGCGCCGGCTGGTTCCTCGTCGAGACGGAACGGCACGGCACCGCCGGGATCGCCGAACGCTCCGTCACCTTCCTGCAGGCCCTGTGGCCGCTGGTGGTCGTCGCCTCCTGTCTGCTGCACCGGCAACGCGCCGACGCCGCCGCGTGA
- a CDS encoding cytosine deaminase (Bacterial cytosine deaminase and related metal-dependent hydrolases. Cytosine deaminases (CDs) catalyzethe deamination of cytosine, producing uracil and ammonia. They play an important role in pyrimidine salvage. CDs are present in prokaryotes and fungi; cd01293;~Cytosine deaminase [Streptomyces venezuelae ATCC10712];~cytosine deaminase; Provisional;~identified by MetaGeneAnnotator; putative): MSVGAASPDRAVVFRNVRPFGAAESVDLVVVDGVIAEGPAPRSAEVVDGGGRVALPSLVDAHIHPDKTSWGGSWVSRRPAGGLADYVAQDVELFEAQDRPAGERAYGLMAHAVSRGTRAMRAHADVAPAYGTACLDGVAEARERLRHALDVQIVAFPQHGVIRAPGTARLLEEAVRGGAVDMIGGIDPIGFDHALDEQLDLVFGLADRYGIGVDLHLHDRGGNGVQALRGIVERTRALSLAGRVTVSHVFCLPALSDRELGALAADFADQDIALTTVAPSESLVLPVARLREHGVRVGLGSDGVRDSWSPFGNADMLHRAHLLGWVTDVRLDEELTDCHRLAADGGADVMGLAHADFTPGAPADFVLVRGEGLPQVVVDLPRRDLVVHGGVVVARDGEFLG, translated from the coding sequence ATGAGCGTCGGCGCCGCCTCCCCGGATCGGGCCGTGGTCTTCCGGAACGTCCGCCCGTTCGGCGCGGCGGAGTCCGTGGATCTCGTGGTCGTGGACGGCGTGATCGCCGAGGGACCCGCGCCCAGGAGCGCGGAGGTCGTCGACGGCGGGGGCCGGGTCGCCCTGCCGTCCCTGGTGGACGCGCACATCCACCCGGACAAGACCTCCTGGGGCGGCTCCTGGGTGTCCCGCCGCCCGGCGGGCGGACTCGCCGACTACGTCGCCCAGGACGTGGAGCTGTTCGAGGCGCAAGACCGGCCGGCCGGGGAGCGCGCGTACGGGCTGATGGCCCACGCGGTCAGCCGAGGCACCCGGGCCATGCGGGCGCACGCCGACGTCGCCCCGGCGTACGGGACGGCCTGCCTGGACGGTGTGGCGGAGGCGCGCGAGCGGCTGCGGCACGCGCTCGACGTCCAGATCGTGGCCTTCCCGCAGCACGGCGTGATCCGCGCGCCCGGCACCGCGCGGCTCCTGGAGGAGGCCGTACGCGGCGGCGCGGTCGACATGATCGGCGGCATCGACCCGATCGGTTTCGACCACGCCCTCGACGAGCAGCTGGACCTGGTCTTCGGCCTCGCGGACCGGTACGGGATCGGGGTCGACCTGCATCTGCACGACCGCGGCGGCAACGGCGTCCAGGCGCTGCGCGGCATCGTCGAGCGCACCCGCGCGCTGTCGCTGGCCGGCAGGGTCACCGTCAGCCACGTGTTCTGTCTGCCGGCCCTGTCCGACCGTGAACTGGGCGCGCTCGCGGCCGATTTCGCCGATCAGGACATCGCTCTGACGACGGTGGCCCCGTCCGAGTCGCTGGTGCTGCCGGTGGCCCGGCTGCGCGAGCACGGCGTCCGGGTCGGGCTCGGCTCGGACGGGGTGCGTGACTCGTGGAGCCCGTTCGGCAACGCCGACATGCTGCACCGCGCCCATCTGCTGGGCTGGGTGACGGACGTCCGCCTCGACGAGGAACTGACGGACTGCCACCGGCTCGCCGCCGACGGCGGCGCCGATGTCATGGGCCTCGCGCACGCCGACTTCACGCCCGGCGCGCCCGCCGACTTCGTGCTCGTACGCGGTGAGGGGCTGCCGCAGGTCGTCGTGGACCTGCCGCGGCGGGACCTGGTGGTGCACGGCGGCGTGGTGGTCGCCCGGGACGGCGAGTTCCTGGGCTGA
- a CDS encoding DNA gyrase subunit B (ATP binding site [chemical binding];~DNA gyrase subunit B [Streptomyces sp. Mg1];~dimer interface [polypeptide binding];~identified by MetaGeneAnnotator; putative), which translates to MDGGGREGGGDRVHRPAARPGLTAVVSIRLDRPEFEGAPRAVLGNAEVRESVASAVQEHLLMWLTEDPRLAAAAADRITADPRPSDA; encoded by the coding sequence GTGGACGGCGGAGGACGTGAAGGCGGCGGTGACCGCGTTCACCGACCGGCTGCCCGGCCCGGCCTGACCGCGGTCGTCTCAATAAGACTCGACCGCCCCGAGTTCGAAGGTGCCCCCCGTGCCGTCCTGGGCAATGCCGAAGTGCGGGAATCCGTCGCGTCGGCCGTCCAGGAGCATCTGCTCATGTGGCTGACGGAGGACCCTCGGCTCGCGGCGGCCGCCGCCGACCGCATCACGGCGGACCCACGGCCGTCCGACGCCTGA
- a CDS encoding hypothetical protein (DNA-binding site [nucleotide binding];~FCD domain; pfam07729;~Transcriptional regulators [Transcription]; COG2186;~Winged helix-turn-helix (WHTH) DNA-binding domain of the GntR family of transcriptional regulators; cd07377;~identified by MetaGeneAnnotator; putative;~transcriptional regulator [Streptomyces sp. PAMC26508]) has translation MAQRNRTGSAATAPEAAPAAAGAVPLSARAREEVLHRIVDRRYAQGARLVEREVAEELHMSRVPVREALRALVAEGLLELLPHSGVRVRRLEHADVEHLYEVWEPLAIQASRLAARAVAAGDSEGPAALAGLLRRAEEAAAAGEGAREVSAHTAFHERIVAMARNPLLARTLEQLSWQLRLLFGLRAEPAHMRSQHAEMYRHIAAGDPEAAAACTLLHVRDSRTVALRSLFGDGHPGSTES, from the coding sequence GTGGCGCAGCGGAACAGGACCGGCTCGGCGGCGACGGCACCGGAAGCGGCCCCGGCGGCGGCCGGGGCGGTTCCGCTGAGCGCGCGGGCGCGCGAGGAGGTGCTGCACCGGATCGTCGACCGGCGGTACGCGCAGGGGGCCCGGCTCGTGGAGCGCGAGGTCGCCGAGGAACTGCACATGTCCCGCGTGCCCGTACGCGAGGCGCTGCGCGCGCTGGTCGCCGAAGGGCTCCTGGAGCTGCTGCCGCACAGCGGCGTGCGCGTCCGGCGGCTGGAGCACGCCGACGTGGAGCATCTGTACGAGGTGTGGGAGCCGCTCGCGATCCAGGCGTCCCGGCTCGCGGCCCGGGCGGTGGCCGCCGGGGACTCCGAGGGGCCGGCGGCGCTGGCGGGGCTGCTGCGCCGAGCGGAGGAGGCCGCGGCGGCCGGCGAGGGGGCCCGGGAGGTGTCCGCGCACACCGCGTTCCACGAGCGGATCGTGGCCATGGCGCGCAACCCGCTGCTCGCCCGCACCCTGGAGCAGCTGAGCTGGCAGCTGCGGCTGCTGTTCGGGCTGCGCGCGGAGCCCGCGCACATGCGGTCCCAGCACGCGGAGATGTACCGGCACATCGCGGCCGGGGACCCGGAGGCCGCCGCGGCCTGCACGCTGCTGCACGTACGCGACAGCCGGACGGTGGCCCTGCGCAGTCTGTTCGGCGACGGACACCCGGGCAGCACCGAAAGCTGA
- a CDS encoding hypothetical protein (identified by MetaGeneAnnotator; putative;~sequence version:1), with the protein MRRGGGVPMERATEGHAGGQSGRPAAPRSEGIVDELRRRIETGELAPGDRVPSTREITRRWGVAMATATKVLTELRRAGLVRAVPGVGTVVEPRPASCPEPPQTRPVRPPRATGTPPQPTALTLERIVTAAVAVADTEGLAALSMRRVAADLGVATMSLYRHVADKDDLLTHMLDAAFAERPLPAEQPPGWRAPLELSSRLLWEHFRRHPWLAPALSMTRPQLIVSALPFSEWVLTALHAHGLDLDTAFTAQLTLFNHARAIAMNLETEREAEADSGLDGEEWMDTQEPALLGILADGRFPALARVARAGYDLDLDALFEFGLQRLLDGLAPLVDAPPAR; encoded by the coding sequence GTGCGGAGGGGTGGCGGCGTACCGATGGAGCGAGCAACCGAGGGACATGCCGGCGGGCAGTCGGGCAGGCCGGCGGCACCGCGCTCCGAAGGGATCGTCGACGAGCTGCGGCGGCGGATCGAGACGGGCGAGCTGGCGCCGGGCGACCGGGTACCGTCGACCCGCGAGATCACCCGGCGGTGGGGGGTCGCGATGGCGACCGCGACCAAGGTGCTCACCGAACTGCGCCGGGCGGGACTGGTCCGCGCCGTGCCCGGCGTCGGTACGGTCGTCGAGCCCCGGCCCGCGTCCTGCCCCGAACCGCCGCAGACCCGCCCTGTACGCCCCCCGCGTGCCACCGGCACTCCTCCGCAGCCCACCGCGCTCACCCTCGAACGGATCGTCACCGCCGCCGTAGCGGTCGCCGACACGGAGGGACTGGCGGCGCTGTCGATGCGCCGCGTGGCGGCCGATCTGGGGGTGGCGACGATGTCGCTCTACCGTCATGTGGCCGACAAGGACGACCTGCTGACGCACATGCTGGACGCGGCCTTCGCGGAGCGTCCGCTGCCCGCCGAGCAGCCGCCGGGCTGGCGCGCGCCCCTCGAACTCTCGTCCCGGCTGCTCTGGGAGCACTTCCGCCGCCACCCCTGGCTCGCTCCCGCCCTGTCGATGACCCGGCCGCAGCTGATCGTGTCGGCCCTGCCGTTCAGCGAATGGGTCCTCACCGCCCTGCACGCGCACGGCCTCGACCTCGACACCGCCTTCACCGCGCAGCTGACGCTGTTCAACCACGCGCGCGCCATCGCCATGAACCTGGAGACCGAGCGGGAGGCCGAGGCGGACAGCGGCCTCGACGGCGAGGAGTGGATGGACACCCAGGAGCCCGCGCTCCTGGGCATCCTCGCCGACGGCCGCTTCCCCGCCCTCGCGCGAGTGGCCCGCGCGGGGTACGACCTCGATCTCGACGCCCTCTTCGAGTTCGGCCTCCAGCGCCTCCTCGACGGCCTCGCCCCGCTCGTCGACGCCCCGCCGGCGCGGTAG
- a CDS encoding hypothetical protein (identified by MetaGeneAnnotator; putative;~sequence version:1) produces MSSGTPMSPIPFAPAGLSRRARSLVKADGIRLPRQDLRRDRAAWLAHGISATEINRAAAGLRRRTAVGPP; encoded by the coding sequence GTGAGCTCCGGCACTCCCATGTCCCCGATCCCGTTCGCACCGGCCGGCCTGAGCCGCCGGGCCAGGAGTTTGGTGAAGGCCGACGGCATTCGTCTCCCCCGGCAGGACCTCCGACGTGACCGCGCCGCGTGGCTCGCCCACGGGATCTCCGCCACCGAGATCAACCGGGCCGCCGCGGGGCTCAGGCGTCGGACGGCCGTGGGTCCGCCGTGA